In Camelina sativa cultivar DH55 chromosome 13, Cs, whole genome shotgun sequence, the genomic window CGGAACAATGTCACACATTTCTGATAGATCCTACTAGGCAAAAGATGGTTCTTAGCAAGAGTGGAAATGCTCGATTCAGGCGAACTCAATTCCTTAAACCTAATCAGATGGGTCAGGAGTGATAAGATACCAGAAACCATCTGCTTCTCAAACTCGTCCTGCGAATGGAACAAATGAAATCAATCCGAAAAGTAATGGTCCAAGCTGTAAATGAAACTATTGAGAGTCAAATCTAACTATCTACAAATACAGAGCGCCTCTTCTATTCGATTTACCTTAAACAAACAGGTAAAATATGGGTGCAAGCAAAGAGTTAAGATATAccatgtatatgtatatgtatgctTCCATGAAAGTATTGACAGTCAAATCTTTACCTTGATATCTTTCAAGGTGTATAATCTGTTGCGCACAAATAGGGGGTAACCGTCGATGTCGGTCGCAGGTCCATCTTCCTTCTGCAGAAGCCTACTAGTAAATATCTAGAAGGAAGTCCAATTCTTCGTTTTCGATGATTGCTTCAATAGGATAAGCTTCACTTGGAAACCTTGCTTCGATATTAAAAGGAGGACCGCGACTTCTGTCTAAGACGGGTTTGGGTTTCTTCGTGGGAGCTGCAGGGACAAGAGGACTCTCCGGCGCAGACATGTCTTCTTCTGCATAGAGAGAAACGCATTTATCAAACTGACATAATATAAGCTCTTGATATTGATTTCCAAATACGTGTACTAGTGAGACGAAAACAAGATGCAAATGCTATCAGAAAGACTGATTGATTCCACTAAGCTCCGTTATTAACAATTTCTTTAATTCGAACTCTTTGGCTACAAATCTGTATATCTGCAATCTAAAACTTCAAGCCTATATTCTTTAGAGTAAACTATTCTTCTTGATGACACAACCCAAATTcaactctcaactctcaagcATCGTCTGTTTTTTCATTAATTCTCGAACTTTCTCATTAAAACAGACCAAATATTGTCTACAAGtgcaaactaaacaaaaacaatcagaaACAGGGAGCAGAAAAATTCAAGTTTCAACCTTATCGTGAGCAATCGAAGCACCACAAATACGACCAGCCGCCGCCCGCTAACTCGCCTATGTAACCGGCTGGTCCCGGTTTACCACAACCTGAAGCCTCTGCTTCGACTCATCTCCTTATCCCTGTAAACCGTAACCCTCGGAGGTCCTTTGTCTTCGGAATTTTGGATCGTATCCTCCTGTATAGCTAACAACCGGAGGGACTCTTATCAGAATTCTCTAGCGATCTACGAAACTTCAATTACCCTAAAATGGGAGAAACTGGGGAGCTCATAAAGTGTggtaaaccctaaaattgatcgaggattgttttggaaaagaaaagaatatatacgCCGTTtactatttttacttttttttcttttgggaaagTTACTAGATTACCCCCATTTAAGGtaataattgttaaattaaCTCTTAAAATATTAAGGTTAATTGGGTTATTTTCATGTCTAAAatcttttttagtgttttgctaggaataaaaaaaaataccataatatctttataatttttttccagTGATTAGGAGaagtaaaattacaaaatctgTGGTATGTGGTGATAGATTTATTTGACTgtcacagatttttttttaaaatagtagaTTTATTTTGGTCGACAGActtataaaaatcagttgtgataattttttttttacggctGATTTTTTTCCAAACGACAGACTTTTTTTTAACGACATAACAAACTTGTTATTATTTCTACCGGTTTGTTATGTGGCcgactttttgttttaattgttactgttttttttgttaaactaaaTATTTGTTGTAACGTGGCagattttttgagaaaaaaaaattactagttTGACGTTTATTGATAACAGATTTACTTTTAGTTACaacagattttaataattttatcaataatCTACCGATAGATAGcagatttttaatcaaaatttaaaattgctAGTTTGACCTACACTTTGTAGCACGTTATGgtagatttattttatgttatggcatggtttttttttcccaaaaatctGTCATTTGTTGACagatttatttaaggaaaataaaaattgctgttgtgacagtttttttgtttgtatgacacatttttttggttatgacagtttttaatttttatatagtgacatattatttttttgaactaTATAATGATAGACTTGTTTTATAGTTCCAGATTcatagtttagattttttttgaactaaacaTTGACAGACTTATTATAGGTGTGGCagactttttattttagtttctatgTATGTCACgtaaacattaaatttttagggttttccctaagcagtttcctattttttctccatttttagcACGACGGCGCCCCTATACTCCATTGAACATCGTTTTTTCCTTTTGGGTTCACAGTCAATTATATTTCTCCTTTTCGATCTTctaaacgattttttttttttgggtttagcaTGGATCACGTGATTGTGGCATGTGGCAAATGGATCTATGATGAAGTCAAgtggttgtttgttgttgataataaGAGAGGGGGGTCGAATTCTAGACTGTAACAACCAAATGAGTTACAATGATTGTATCCAATTGGTGTATGAAGATTACGGTTTGGATGAGAAAGTATATGATATTGGGTTGAGCTACAAGATTTCGAAGGTGTTATTACAAAAGTTACCGAGCGATACACCACCAGTATTTATCACCAATTCTCGACAGTTTCATGGTTTTCTAAAGCAATTGAAGAGCGACACACTTCGACTTTGTGTTGAAGTGACGGCTAAAGTTAGGAGTGGATCGAGAAAAGAGCCAGGGATGATAATTTGTTGGTTGAAGTAGATACTGAATTTGCTGACAGAGACATTACTAAAGAAGATTCAGAAGTTGACGATGAAGAAATGAGATTTGATTACTGTGATGATTCTGATGGAACAGTTTCTGATGATGAAAATTTTTCCTTGTATGGGATTCCaccagaagaaaaagaataaccTACTGCTATTTCACCAAATAAGAAGACAAGTTCAGGTATATTCATTGAAGAACAAAAGGAAGATGATAATTATGCAAAGTTAGAGTTGTCTTCTCTTAATTTGGTTGTTGGTCAATGttatgaaacaaagaagcaTTTGGAGACACGATTGCAAATACTAACCGTAGTAGAGAAGTTTgattactataaatataaatcgAACCCAAGGTTGCTAATTGTCAAGTGCTGGGTAAAAGGTTGTAAGTGGAGGGTGAGAGCTACAATATTAAAAGACTATCCAAAGTTTCATGTGCGTGTGTTTATTTCACAACATACATGTTCAGTGACAGAGCGTTCTTCACGTACCCAACAAGCAGCTCATGAGATTGTAGGAGCATTGTACAAGGATTTCGTTGGTGGAGTTGGGCCGAAGGTAGTGCCAATGCATGTTGCAGAAGCGTTAAATAAACGCTTTCAGATCAAGGTACATTGCttggttaatatttaatatttttaacacaGTTTTAGTTTGTATAACGTTATCATAATAATTCGTTTTGCACAGATGGAATACTGGAAGGCGTATCGGACACTACGACATGCTCGTGAATTGGTCAGGGGTAGTCCAGAGAGTGGTTATATGCAGCTAAATACTTACTTGTACATGTTAAAGAGGGCAAATCCTGGAACATATACGCAACTTGAACTTGATGATGCTGATAGATTTAAGTACTTGTTTCTAGCATATGGTGCAAGCTTGAATGAATTTCCTTTCATGAGGAAAGTGTTGGTTGTTGATGGTACTTTTTTACAAGGAAAATACAAAGCGACACTTTTGACGGCCACAACTCAAGATGGCAATTTTCAGATATTTCCAATAGCATGGGCCGTGGTTGATACAGAAAATGATGAATTATGGGACTGGTTTTTCTATCAACTCCGGTGTGTGATACCAGATGACGAAGGTCTAGCCATAATTTCTGATAGGCACAAATCTATTGGAAAATCAATTAAGGAGGTTTATTCGAAGTCTAGCAGGGGAATATGTACATACCATttgtacaaaaatatattggttCGATTTAAAGGTCGGGAAGCATTTAGTTTGGTTAACAAGGCGGCGAATGCTTACAGAGTAGTCGATTTTCAAACCATTATTGATCATATTGAAGCTTTGAATCCTGCACTTCATCATTACCTTGTCCAAGCTGATGTGCGACTCTGGACACGTGCACATTTCCCTGGTGATAGGTACAACTTGCTTACTAGTTacattgcagaatcaatgaataAGGTGATGTCACACGCTAGAAGTTATCCTATTGTGGAACTGTTAGAAACAATTAGGTCCATGATGACTAGATGGTTTTCAGATCGAAGGAATGATGCATTAAAAATGACTACATCTCTAACTCGTGGTGTTGAGAAAGTTCTACAGGTATATATTCTCTTCTTATTGTCGTATATATTCTCTAATCATAACTTGTTGTTAAACtaataatgattttatgttgttttacaGAGTCGTGTAGAGTATGCTAAGCTACTTACTGTGCAAGATATAGATGCTAATCAAGTACAAGTTACAAGTGGATCATCTCTCCACGttgtaaatttgaaatatagaAGGTGTACATGTCGCAGGTTTGACTTGNATCAGATTGAAGCTTTGAATCCTGCACTTCATCATTACCTTGTCCAAGCTGATGTGCGACTCTGGACACGTGCACATTTCCCTGGTGATAGGTACAACTTGCTTACTAGTTacattgcagaatcaatgaataAGGTGATGTCACACGCTAGAAGTTATCCTATCCAGATTTATGAAACTAAAAGCCACCGATTATTTTGAGGACCACCGAAACAATTGAGGAGCAAGATCTGCAACAAAAAGGGGATAAATTAAACAAGCCAAAAATCGAGAGCACCACCGATTATAATCAACCCGAAACTAAATTGAATCCAAACAACATGCAACACATGATACTTACCAAATCAGACCAACAACAAACTCCTCCGTTTCGGTTCTCTAAAAATTCGCCGGATTATGTTTGTGGTGAAATCGAGAGAGAAGGAAGCGGTTGTAACAAAGATTCGACTGcgccaacaaacaaaaaaaggagcAGCGGTggtgattagggtttttattgCCAATATGAGGTAAAATTTGTTGCAATTGACCTCTAGCTCGCCGGCGAAGTGAAAGatgcaaagagagaaagaaccaaagttcttttttttttgttaactgttcgtcgcaaaaaaaaaaactatgatcgatgagaagttttttttctttgttatatttttctcattttttttttgttaaatactaTTGAGTAatggggaaaaaaaacttaGCCTTTTTGGTCTTTTTACTAAAATGTTGGGTCAATCTAGTTCTAGTACAATTCCAAGAGTTAAACTAGTAATTATACATCATATTTGTGCCAAACTGGGTAAATctcactttttctttctttcactcgCCTAgctagtttttactttttagagaaaataataatgaccgaattttaaaaaaaaactagtatacaactattttaagtttttaactatCATATTTCAGCACTACATGAAAATTGAAGATTCAcgttttaaaactaaattatactcATTAACTAGTTTTCCTCGacactataatatatatttaggttaaattattcatatatgTGTTTCATTGTGTGGTCTTAAAATTCTAAActttattatttgattaatttctttttaatatatgttcTAGACATTACAATGTATTTAATctgaaactaaaaagaaaaaggaaaacaaaaggaaaaaatcttataaattgtagaaaaaaaaacttcattagCCCAAATCATCCCCTATTATTAATTCGGAAGTATATCTGGCAAAATAACCTTTTATTcataagatttatataatttaaacattcaCCATTTGAATAAACATTAACACTTGAAGTTATTATCTGTAATATTTACAACCGTATGCCATTCACAAacctttgtccaaaaaaaaaaaaaagggcccACTTCTTCTTTCCCGCCATTTTGACACAAGAAGGTTTGAGGGGTATTTTCGACATATACAAGATTTTTGTTCATGGACTAGACGAAGCAGAGTGTtagataaaagaagaaataacaTAATTCTGTTTAAGGAATTAACTGCATGATTAGACAAAGCAGAGGGCGATTAACACACGGagaaacaatataaaagcaaaggGCGATTGAGAAACCCTAATCGAAGAAATCTGAACTCAGTCGCACAGTTTACTACACACCCTCAGAAGCGAAAATGGACAGTGAAATTCAGGTTTGCTCGAGTTTTAGAGGCTCTTTAATTGTTTTCCGTGGTGTTTTTTGGTTCTCTCGCTTAAGAAGTTCTCGGGGTTTTGTTTTCCAGGAATGTTCCCAGGTGGTCGAATCTGTTAGATTCAGTTTCATGACCGATGAAGATGTTCGAAAGCTTAGTGTACTGAAATTTGACAATCTCCATTTAGGCTCTAAGAGGAGGCCTCATAGACGGGGTAGTCTCAATGCTTTGGTACTGGGTCCTCCAACCATAAAGCATCTGTAAGTCttcttcaattttcttttaatcatatACTCATTACGAAGAATgatctcacaaaaaaaaaaaatcttcataccCTACTTGGTTGGTCGTTTTTAAGCTCTGTAGAACTCGCCTgtttatgaactttttttttataaagacgTTCTTTAAGATTTCTCCTCTCGGCTTGGAAATGTTGATTCCAAttgtaacttcttctttttcttggataGGGATGATAGAGTTTTGGCTAGGGATAATACACCATTTCTGTTGGAATTGGCTATTGATCTTTTGATCATGTTGTTTGCTGTCCCCCGTGGATTCTCTTTTCtgtatgttatttttttggttttgtttgctgatctagagttaaatcaataacccaaagcacactcaaccacgatctagtggtgtcgtcgtagcactttagggtcgaatccacagagaccaagcgaTGCACTATGAAACTATAAAGATCAAGTATAGCTAAAGCAATAAGAAAGATTGTGTTTCAAGTAACCAATCAAAGGCAGAATTTAAATGAAAGTTTGTAAATCAAGTGAAGGTATTGGGCGTAGGGAATCAGTTAGGAGCTATGATCACTTATTCAGATGATAAATTGGGAAAGCATTAGACAccattcttgaactcaaatcccgaatgtaaaactaacctactgtcgcagcattagttttctatgcaaggaattgataaatctctaaaccgtcgtttgaatctaaacaatcctagcaagcaataagttcaagtttgattatgttcacaaggtgcctcaacttcaattgtcgttggctaaggatcaccttgctcacctatgttctttcaagtaattcaacaacacttttgatgcctagatgaatttaacctaagatcataaactaggtagctaatctagtttaagcaataagaacaacaataggtgaagaacacaatagatcaatcccaaatctaacaacctaagttagaaaatcataaaaccccctttgaaacccgaaacccaatagataaactacttagacatggagaaacagatacaacaaatcaaagatgaagaaaacatgtttgaattgccaaagaagtaaaaagggttcagaattcttctccaaagggttagaaaggataagagatcttctcccaggCTTAAAAGTGCTCAAAAACGGCGTAGAGTAAAAGTTTTCTTTCTAGGGGTCGAGCTCCgtgcttaaataataaaataaaaccctaaaaagtcgGTTTGaaacgaaaaaggaaagattGCATCGGGCTCGGGATCGGTCGATCCGAATGTGGATCAACCGATCCAGGATGCTTTTTCTGTGTtcgctccatctgcttgctagtccgatcagtcttcaccaaaatgactccagatgcttgttttcatccccaaaacactcagtttccttcaaaagcaacctagaacctgtacaaactcataaaagactaaaaagactctataagcacactttgactcaataaaagactcaaaacaaacctaaaaactatggttaaaacctataaaatacagacacatcattTGCCTAATCTAAGCTTTCCTTTCGCTCTTAATGCAGTTGTAGTCATTGTGGTTATTTGGAGGGACATCGTTGTCCAGGACATTATGGGCATATCAAGTTTGTCTATCCTGTTTACCATCCTTTGATGTTCAATCTTCTTTACAGTTTTTTGGAGGTGACCTGTTTCTCCTGTCATCACTTTAtggcaaaaaggaaaaaggtaaAGATTTatatgatgagtttgatagattTGTTTCTGATTCAACACTTTCCTAATTTGCTTCATgtttcctttctctttcttcttctttccatttaaggTTGAAAGATGTGTTTCTCAGTTGAAACTAATTATCAAAGGTGATATTGTTGCCGCTAAGCAGTTGGGTTCTTTACCCATTGATCCAtcaaaagaatttgaagatATACTTGCCGCTAAGCACTTGGATTCTTTGGCCCTTGATCCATCAAAAGAGTGCGAAGATTCTGACATGGGAAACCAGAGATGGACCTCTCTTCAGTTTGCTCAAGCGACTCATGTCCTGAATAAATTTTTGAGGTCGAAATCAAAGAACTGTAAGAATTGCAAAGCAGCAAGTCCTAAACTAGAGAAGCTTATGTTCGGATGGATTTGCGTGGTATGTCCTTGTGAAAGTTGTTggatatttttgtataaaaaatttcttcttcccaagtaattaattgtattatGGAATGCATTAATGAGAATTCCCGTTTCCACCACCACActtgcattttttgttttttatctgCTTTGTAATCTTTCTATGTTATGCTCCTTGATATCAGTGTCATCCTTTTAAACAGGCAGATGGTACTATTCaggaaagagaaataaatttcaaaatatgtgAAGAGCTATTAGAGCAGAAGGATAGTAGAGACCTTTCGCCCCTTAAGGTTTGCGTTTCTCTGATTTGGTTTAACTTCATTATTAGGTGTGACCAAAATTTTCCACGTTCAGAATTTCTTGATATCATGTTATTCCTTTTTAGGTGAAAGAACTGTTAAAGAATCTGTGGAAAAATGAGTATGAGTTTTGCTCCTTCTTTGGTGATCTTTGCCAGAGTGGATCTGAAAAAAATGGTCACTCTATGTTCTTTTGGAGCGTGTTCTCGTCCCTCCTAAATATTTTCAGACCTCAAACAGAAGAAGGCGATAGCGTAAGTAGTTCCTTACTAATGACTCTTGTATTTTCCTAGCTTATTTTTGGAGCTCATGTTCATTTTAATAACTGTTGGAATTGCCTCCGTGGGTCACTTTTCTTCTCTCAATTGTCTGATGGTTGTTCCCACTAACTCCTGTATGTCCGTCCAGAAGtctcttataattttgtttcttacaggTTAATCAACATCCTCAAACCTTAAGGCTACATGCAGTTTTACAATATAGTATGGACCTCGGGAATGCCCTTACTAAGAGATTAGACCCATCCAAGATAATTTACAGATGGATGAATCTTCAAAAATCAGTCAATGTCCTGTTCGATTGCAACACTGCCACAGGTTAGCTTCTAGCGCATACACTTGTTTGAGGTGCATCCATTTCTATGagtttcctctctctcttttttttctttttcttttctacctATAAGTGGCAACTGGCTGCCCCATCTGTCTATCTAGCTTTCTTGTATTGGTGTAGACTGACTGTTATGTCTGATTTCCTTAACAGTTCAAAGCCATAAAGAGGGTTTTGGAATTTGTCAATTGCTGGAGAAGAAAGAGGGTCTACTTCTGCAAAATATGATTGGAAAGAGAGTGAATGATGCTTGCAGATCTACTCTATCTCCAGATCCTTATATCGCTGTCAATGAAATTGGCATTCCTCTTAGCATTGCTATGAAATTGACATATCCAGAGGTATGGTTCacatatcaatattttaaatgtttctCAAGTTTTGCACTTGTCATCTGACACATAAATGCTTACCTAAATTTTTGACCAGTAATCTTGGCAAGTGGCAACAAACCCTCTTTGTAATGTTGGTTTCCTACTAGATTTTGCGTCATGTCCACTTTTTTCGTTACTGTGTGCTGATGGTGTAACTTTACGTTTGTTTGCTGGTAATGGATGTTAATGTATTGCTGCAGGCGGTAAGTACTCATAATGTTGAAAAGTTAAGGAGCGCTATCAATAATGGTCCTGATATTCATCCGGGAGCAAAAACTTACCAAGACAAAGATGGTAGTGTGGCGCTCTTTGACAGAAAATTAAGAACAATACTTGCAAGAAAATTATTGTGTGCACAAAAACCCACTACAGAAATTGGGAAAACTATCGATAACGACTTTAGAGGTGAAATTATCCGTCGACCTATGCAAGATGGTGACGTCGTCCTTGTGAATCATCAGGTGTGGGTGGAGCtgttttatgttattaatattGCTTATCTAAAATGTTTCTCAAGTTTTGTGAGGCCTTTAACTATTTAGGCGATATTGGAAAGAGACTTGTAGGTTGTGGAAATTGGTTTTCCCAAATGTGATAATCAAGGGCATTGTACATTTGGTCTGTAATTCCTTTGTCTGTGTtaactgtttattttttttttttcatggcaGCCAACATTACATAAACCTAGCATTATGGCGCACATCGTCCGCATTCTTAAAGGGGAGAAAACACTTCGTCTCCACTACGCAAATTGCAGGTAGACTCCATTGATATAGAGAATTCCGTCTCTCCCAGATTTCATTGTCTACCTTGTCTTCCATGTATTGGTTGATCTTCCACATTCATTTTCTTGAATCTCAAGACTGAAGTAAAAATTTCCTTTGTTCCAGTGCATACAATACAGATTTTGATGGTGCTGAGATGAACTTGTATTTTCCACAAGATGAGATTTCACGTGCTGAAGCTTACCATATTGTCAATTCCAACAACCAGTATGCCAGACCTTCTAATGGTGGTCCACTTCGAGCTTTAATTCAGGTTACCCAAGCTCTTTCTTGAAATCCTTGTACACGAATTGAGTTGTTTACCAGTGATATTCATCGACGCTGCACTTACTTGATTAACAGGATCATATTGTCAGTTCCGTTTTGCTTACTAAAAGGGACACATTTCTGAAAAAAGATGAATTTTATCAGCTTCTCTTCAGTTCTGGCGTGACTGACATTGTAGTCAGTTCTTTTTCTGGAAGATCTGGCAAGAAAATCACGGAATCAACTTCTGATGTAGAACTATTGATAGTCACGCCTGCTATTTTGAAACCAGTGCCTCTTTGGACCGGAAAGCAGGTAATCATAATAGTCACTCCTGTTTAATTTTTGATCTGTTTATAATTTTGCTGGTGTCTGACCAAGCTGGTTTTCCCCACATGTGGCTATGCGCCTTGGTTATATACACACTGTATATTCGGATTCCTGAGTAGTTGCTTCAGTTACTAAATAACTTTAGGCTTTATGCCTCTCTTCACATGAGCTAATTTTGTGGTTATGCTTCTCTACTAGGTCATCACTGCAGTGTTAAATCAGATAACCAAAGGTCACCCGCCATTCACAGTCGAAAAAGCAACCAAACTTCCAGTTGATTTCTTTAAATGTAGATCAAGAGAAGCAAAATTAGATAGTGGagaattcaacaaaaagaagCAAGACATTGACAAGTCGTGCACACAGGATCTTAATGAAGATAAACTGCTCATAAAAAAGAATGAATTTGTCTGTGGTGTGATTGACAAGGCTCAGTTTGCGGACTATGGGTTGGTTCCACTGTGCATGAGCTCTATGGTTCAGATGCTGCAGGAAATCTGCTCTCCGCTTTAAGTCGTCTCTTAACGGTCTTTCTTCAGGTTTTCTCTCATGAAGCTgatcatttattatttattaca contains:
- the LOC104738578 gene encoding uncharacterized protein LOC104738578, with the translated sequence MSYNDCIQLVYEDYGLDEKVYDIGLSYKISKVLLQKLPSDTPPVFITNSRQFHGFLKQLKSDTLRLCVEVTAKVRSGSRKEPGMIILTERSSRTQQAAHEIVGALYKDFVGGVGPKVVPMHVAEALNKRFQIKMEYWKAYRTLRHARELVRGSPESGYMQLNTYLYMLKRANPGTYTQLELDDADRFKYLFLAYGASLNEFPFMRKVLVVDGTFLQGKYKATLLTATTQDGNFQIFPIAWAVVDTENDELWDWFFYQLRCVIPDDEGLAIISDRHKSIGKSIKEVYSKSSRGICTYHLYKNILVRFKGREAFSLVNKAANAYRVVDFQTIIDHIEALNPALHHYLVQADVRLWTRAHFPGDRYNLLTSYIAESMNKVMSHARSYPIVELLETIRSMMTRWFSDRRNDALKMTTSLTRGVEKVLQSRVEYAKLLTVQDIDANQVQVTSGSSLHVVNLKYRRCTCRRFDLXQIEALNPALHHYLVQADVRLWTRAHFPGDRYNLLTSYIAESMNKVMSHARSYPIQIYETKSHRLF